Proteins encoded by one window of Cucurbita pepo subsp. pepo cultivar mu-cu-16 chromosome LG14, ASM280686v2, whole genome shotgun sequence:
- the LOC111810590 gene encoding sodium/pyruvate cotransporter BASS2, chloroplastic-like, producing MSSIFLQFTPFLSQSLHTHRKLRRYRPPTPLFRPSKPPGHLAVRALQRKTELPSLPTPPQKPTPVAKFVSTAAGLFPLYITAGGVVACLKPSTFSWFVRRGPGSYSLALGLVMLAMGLTLELKDLFTLFMERPLSILYVCIAQFTIMPVVGALIGKYLGLPPPLSVGLVLLGCCPGGIASSVVTLIARGDVPLSIIMTVCTTLGAVILTPFLTKTLVGAFVPVNALKLSLSTLQVVVAPILLGSYLQKAYPKLVKRIVTFSPLVAVLTSSLLACSVFSENFVRFKSSLVSSTLGSDGSSWIGVKTILSGELGAVILSVFLLHLVGFFVGYTIAAIGGFQERERRAISLEVGMQNSSLGVVLATAHFSSAMVALPPAMSAVIMNMMGSSLGSLWRNIPPTVAEAAQ from the exons ATGTCTTCTATTTTTCtgcaattcacccccttcttGTCCCAATCTCTCCACACCCACCGCAAGCTCCGCCGTTACAGACCCCCCACCCCTCTTTTCCGGCCGTCAAAGCCCCCCGGACACCTCGCCGTCCGAGCACTTCAACGGAAAACAGAGCTTCCATCTCTTCCAACGCCGCCGCAGAAACCAACCCCTGTGGCCAAATTCGTGTCCACGGCGGCAGGGCTGTTCCCTCTGTATATCACGGCTGGTGGCGTTGTTGCGTGCCTGAAACCGTCGACGTTCTCGTGGTTCGTGCGGAGAGGGCCTGGTTCTTATAGCTTGGCTCTTGGGTTGGTTATGTTGGCCATGGGACTCACTCTGGAGCTCAAGGATTTGTTCACTCTGTTCATGGAGAGGCCGCTTTCT atattatatgtatgtatagCTCAATTCACAATTATGCCGGTGGTCGGAGCTCTCATCGGAAAATATCTTGGCCTTCCGCCGCCGCTTTCCGTCGGGTTGGTCTTGCTCGGATGTTGTCCTGGAGGGATTGCTTCGAGTGTG GTGACGTTAATAGCTCGAGGCGACGTTCCTTTATCGATTATAATGACGGTATGCACCACTCTGGGAGCCGTAATTCTCACTCCCTTTCTCACTAAAACGCTCGTTGGAGCTTTCGTTCCGGTCAACGCTTTGAAGCTGTCTCTCAGCACTCTTCAg GTGGTGGTAGCTCCCATTTTGTTGGGTTCTTACTTGCAGAAAGCTTATCCAAAGCTTGTGAAACGAATTGTGACATTTTCGCCACTTGTTGCTGTCTTAACTTCGTCACTTCTTGCTTGCag TGTTTTTTCAGAGAATTTCGTTCGATTTAAATCATCACTTGTTAGTTCGACGTTGGGTTCCGACGGATCTTCATGGATTGGTGTTAAAACGATATTGTCCGGAGAGTTGGGAGCTGTAATACTTTCGGTGTTTTTGTTGCACCTCGTTGGTTTCTTTGTCGG CTACACAATAGCCGCAATCGGTGGATTTCAAGAACGAGAACGGAGAGCAATATCCCTTGAG GTCGGGATGCAAAATTCATCATTGGGAGTAGTATTGGCAACAGCCCATTTCAGTTCAGCAATGGTGGCATTGCCTCCAGCAATGTCAGCGGTGATAATGAACATGATGGGTAGCAGCCTCGGGTCTTTATGGAGAAATATTCCGCCCACTGTTGCAGAGGCTGCCCAGTGA
- the LOC111809717 gene encoding probable sodium/metabolite cotransporter BASS2, chloroplastic, whose protein sequence is MASISLQFTPFISPLQHHHRRRNLRLHRPKIPCLLPPNLPRLLAVRSVQRNNEDPSPLPPAKPSGLDDFLSTAASLYPLYVTVGGVVACLKPSTFSWFVERGPTSYSLALGLIMLAMGLTLELKDLVNLFMQRPLSILFGCVAQYTIMPAAGALIGKFFGLSTSLSVGLILLSCCPGGTASNVVTLIAQGDVPLSIVMTVCTTLGAVILTPFLTKLLAGAYIPVDAAKLSLSTLQVVVAPILLGSYLQKAFPQLVKLVIPFAPLVAVLTSSLLACSVFSENVVRFKSSMVNASLASDASPWMVIRSILSGELGTVILSVFCLHFAGFFVGYIAASIGGFRERERRAISIEVGMQNSSLGVVLASSHFSSAMVALPAAMSAVIMNIMGSTLGLCWRYIEPAADEVEATGSVAN, encoded by the exons ATGGCTTCGATTTCTCtgcaattcacccccttcatttcccctctccaacaccaccaccgccgccgtaATCTCCGCCTACACAGACCCAAAATTCCCTGTCTCTTGCCGCCGAACCTCCCCAGATTGCTCGCCGTCCGATCAGTTCAACGAAATAACGAAGACCCATCTCCCCTGCCCCCGGCAAAACCCTCCGGTTTGGATGATTTTCTTTCGACGGCGGCGAGTCTGTACCCTCTCTATGTGACGGTCGGCGGCGTCGTTGCTTGTCTGAAACCGTCGACCTTCTCGTGGTTTGTGGAGAGAGGACCCACTTCGTATAGCTTGGCTCTTGGCTTGATTATGTTGGCTATGGGTCTCACTCTGGAGCTGAAGGATTTGGTTAATTTGTTCATGCAGAGGCCACTTTCT ataTTGTTTGGATGTGTAGCTCAGTACACGATTATGCCGGCTGCCGGAGCTCTTATTGGCAAGTTTTTTGGGCTTTCAACGTCGCTTTCGGTTGGTTTGATCTTGCTTTCATGTTGCCCTGGAGGGACAGCCTCCAATGTG GTAACCTTAATTGCTCAAGGCGACGTTCCTTTGTCTATTGTAATGACAGTATGCACCACTCTAGGAGCCGTAATTCTCACTCCATTTCTTACCAAATTACTAGCAGGAGCTTACATTCCAGTTGATGCTGCAAAGCTCTCTCTCAGCACCCTTCAG GTGGTGGTAGCTCCTATTCTATTAGGTTCCTACTTGCAGAAGGCGTTTCCTCAACTGGTGAAACTGGTGATACCATTTGCACCACTCGTTGCTGTCTTAACTTCGTCGCTGCTCGCTTGCAG TGTCTTCTCGGAGAACGTCGTTCGTTTCAAATCATCAATGGTTAATGCCTCATTAGCTTCTGATGCATCTCCATGGATGGTTATTAGAAGTATATTATCAGGAGAGTTGGGAACAGTCATACTTTCAGTGTTTTGTTTACACTTCGCGGGTTTCTTTGTCGG CTATATAGCAGCGAGTATCGGGGGGTTTCGAGAACGGGAACGAAGAGCTATATCCATAGAGGTTGGGATGCAGAATTCATCATTGGGAGTTGTTTTGGCGAGCTCACATTTCAGCTCAGCAATGGTGGCATTACCGGCAGCGATGTCAGCTGTGATAATGAACATAATGGGTAGCACTCTTGGGCTTTGTTGGAGATATATAGAACCTGCAGCTGATGAAGTGGAAGCCACTGGTAGTGTTGCCAACTGA